In Hyalangium gracile, the genomic window GGACCTCGGACTCGGCCGTCTTCCACGCCTCCTCCTCGGCCTCCTGCCCGAAGCGACTGCCCTTCTCCATCGCACGTCGGGTGCGGCTGTTGCGCACCAGCCGCCCTTCCTTGTAGCCCGCGTTGTTCTTGAAGTTGCGCTGGGTGCGCTCCTTGTAGATCTTCGCCGCCACGTACTGGCCGCCGTGCGTGACGATGTAGACGTCCGCCTCTTTGCCGCTCTTGAGGCGGGCGACGACCTCATCAATCACGCCATCGGCGAGGAGGACTTCGAGCGCTGCGTGCATAGGAACCCGGTGTGTACCACGCGACAACCGTCCGCGTGTGCTCCTCCTGGGTTCCAGGCGTCCTACCTCACACGGTGGAAAGGCAAGCCACCCGGGAGGCAGAACCTCGCTCGCCTTCCCGGAGGGAGGCTCTTCACCCACAGTCTGTGTTTGTGATTGAAAGGGCTGGACTTCCAGAGAATCAGGGGTTAGCTTCCGGGGGTCGGAAAAGGCAGGACCGGTTCCCGGTGAGCCCGGTCCCTTCCCCCCTCGGGAAGCTCTGCTCCGCGCGCTGCGCGAGAACCCACGACGCGTCATCCCTGAGCCTTCGCGCAGGGCGCTCGGTGGGGTGGTGCATGCTGTTGATCGAGATCTCCTCGAGCGTCTGAGCGCCTGGCCCCGCGGGAGACTTCGCCCGAGGCTGGACGCCTGCTCCTCGAGCCGCCAGGCGATGCGCGCCGGGGGTGTTCCCGGAAGGACACCCTCGGCTGCAGCCGCGAGGAGTTCGAGTAGCATCGGTGCCTCTCGAGCCACCTCGCGTTCAGGAGGATCGCGGATGCCCATGAACCGCCTCCGCTCCGGATGGAGCCTGCTTGCCCTCGCGCTGTCGCTCGGCGGCGCGCCCGTCCTGGCAGCCGAGCCGACGTTCTGTCACGAGACGCCGAGCTCCCATGCCCAGGGCCTCTCCATCGGGCGGGCCTCCAACGGAAAGCTCAAGGGCGCCCGCGCGCTCGAGTCGAGCGAGGCCGTCCGTACCCTGCCCCGCCGTCACCGGCGCCGCTGTTTGAACTGGGGCACGCCGCGCCTCGTCGCCGCCCTGCAGCGGGCCGCGGAGGCCGTCCGCACCCACCTGCCCGACTCACCTCCGCTGGGCGTCGGGGACCTGTCCAAGGCGCGCGGCGGTCCCATCCGCCCGTACTCGCGCTCGCACCAGTCCGGGCGGGACGTGGACCTGGCCTTCTACCAGCTGGATGAGAAGGGCCAGCCGGTGCCCGCGGAGGATCTGCTCTCGTTCGATGCGCGGGGCCATGCGGACCAGGGCCGGCTCCGCTTCGACGTGCGCCGCAACTGGCTGCTGGTGCGCGCGCTGCTCCAGGACAAGGAGGTGGACGTGCAGTGGATGTTCATCAGCCTGCCGCTGCGGCGGGCGCTGCTGGAGGAGGCTCGCCAGCGCAACGAGCCCGCCGCCCTGGTGAAGCGGGCCGAGAGCGTGCTGCACCAGCCCAGTGACTCCGGCCCCCACGACGACCACTTCCACATCCGCATCCGCTGCACCGCCGAGGAGCGGGCCGCCGGCTGCGTGGGCTGAGCCACCCGCCCGGGGCCACCTCACAGCGAGGAGCCGACCTCGGACACCGGCACGGGAGGGAGCTCGCCCGGCTTCGCGTGCTCCACCACCACCCAGAGCGACTCCACGCCCGGGGTGACGCTGTACGAGTGCCAGCCCGAGGGCAGGGCCGGTGGAGCCCAGAAGAAGAGCCAGCGCGCGTCGGGCAGCGAGAGGTTGACGCACCCGTGCGTCACTGGCGCCCCGAAGCTCGCGTGCCAGAAGGCGCCGTGCAGCGCCTCACCCGCGTGGAAGTACTGCGTGTAGGGCACCTCCTCCACGAAGTACTCGTTCTCCTCCGCCATCAGCTCGTGCAGCGTCTTGCTCCACACGCGGTAGGTGCCCTTGTGCGTCGGCGTGTCCTTCTTCCCGGTGGAGACGAGCGTCGCGTACACCCAGGTGTCCCCCTCGTACGCGGTGAGCACCTGCTCATCGAGATCCACGTGGACCCACTTCGCCCCCGCGGGGATGGAGGCGGGCCGCGGACGAGCGAAGGCCAGGCGCACCGCGCCGCGCGGGAGCGTGCCCCCCGGGACGCGCACCTCGCGCTTCGTCAGCCCCAGGAGCGGAAGGCGGGTGAACTTCGACAGCGGCTCGGGTGGCTGAGACGAGGCGCCTGCATCCGGCACTCCCGCATCCGCCACTCCTCCATCGAGGGAGGCTCCGGCCCCGACAGCCGCCACGTCCGCGGTCAGCCGCGCGGGCTTCCAGAGGAAGGCCATCGGCGCGCGGGGGCGCTCCTCTCCCCGAAATGGCGAGGGTTCGTCGATGCGGATCTGCTTCACGCTCACGAAGCCACCGCCTGGGCGGAGCAGCCAGCCCTGCGCGAGCAGTGCCTCGTCCCGGGTGAAGGCCAGCACGCGGCCCGCCGCCTCGCGCCTCACGCGCCGGGCCCTGGCCGCCGGCTCCGCGAGCACGTCGGCCCCCGGGCGCAGCACCTTGCCGTAGATGAACTCGGGCCGCTGCTCCAGGGCAGGGATGTCCGGCGCCGCCAGCCCGAGCAGCTCCAGGCGTATCGCGCCGTGCTCGCCGAGCAGGGCCCAGGCCTGGGGCGCCTCGCACGAGGGCGAGCACCCCGTCACACGGAAGCGACTGTCTCGCCGCAGCAGACCGACGATGGGAGCCTTCGAGTCCGGGCGCTGACGCACATAGGCGGCGTCCACCTCGAGCACGGCATCCACGGGGGGCGTCCAGACCGGAGCAGCCACGGGCTCGGGGACGGGCGGGGCCGCCATCGCGGGCTTCGGAAATGCCCCCAGCCCCCAGGCCACGAGGAGACCCGGGAGCACGAAGCGCCACGACTGGAGAGCAGCCCACCGCATGGGCGCTACTTCATTCGGGAAGGCCAGGGACTCGCAAGACGCCCGGAGGACAGCGCCACTGAGGAATCCCGCCTGCCCGAGCGCCAGCCAATCGGGCGCGAGCCCTGGTCGGGAGGGAAAGGGTCGCTCGGGAGGCACTCGGCCGGGCCACCCCGCTTCCCTTCTGGGAGCCCCCCTCCGACGTGGGTAAGGTGGGGCCGTGACGAAAGCCTCCGCCCTCTACCGCGACTGCGCCCGCCTCTTCATGGTGGGCTTCCCCGGCCCCCGCATCGACTCCGACTTCGCCGCGCTCATGGACGACGGCATCTTCGGAGCCATCCTCTTCAAGCGGAACGTGGGCTCCGCGCAGGAGACCGCCGCCCTGTGCCGGGACATCAAGGTGCGCGCGGGCCGGCCTTTCATCCTCTCGGTGGACCAGGAGGGAGGGCGCGTGGCCCGGCTGCGCGGCGCTCCGTTCACCACCCTGCCGCCCATGCGGGAGCTGGGGCAGCGCGGAGACGCGGGCGTCGCCGAGCGCGTCGGGCGGCTGCTCGCGCACGAGCTGCGCGCCGTGGGCTTCGACTGGGACTTCGCGCCCGTGCTGGACGTGGACACCAACCCCGCCAACCCCGTCATCGGAGACCGCAGCTTCAGCCGGGACGCGGAGGTGGTGGCGCGGCTCGGCGTGGCGCTCGGGCGCGGGCTGGAGGCCGGTGGCGTGGCCTCCTGCGGCAAGCACTTCCCCGGCCACGGAGACACCACCACGGACAGCCACCTCACGCTGCCCCGGCTGGCGCATGACCTGGAGCGCCTGCGCCGCGTGGAGCTGGTGCCCTTCCGCGCCTTCGGTCAGGCCCAGCTGGCGTCACTGATGACGGCGCACGTGCTCTTCGACGCCATCGAGCCCGGCGTGCCCGCCACCATGAGCCACAAGGTCCTCCATGGCCTGCTGCGCCAGGAGCTGGGCTTCGATGGAGTGCTCGTCAGCGACGACCTGGAGATGAAGGCCATCGCGGACCACTACTCGGTGGAGGAGGCCGCCGTGCAGGGCACCCTGGCCGGCGTGGATCTGTTCCTGGTGTGCCACCGCGCGGACGTGCAGCGGCGGGCCATCGAGGCGCTGGTGAAGGCCGTCGAGTCCGGCCGCCTCCCCCGCG contains:
- a CDS encoding penicillin-insensitive murein endopeptidase translates to MNRLRSGWSLLALALSLGGAPVLAAEPTFCHETPSSHAQGLSIGRASNGKLKGARALESSEAVRTLPRRHRRRCLNWGTPRLVAALQRAAEAVRTHLPDSPPLGVGDLSKARGGPIRPYSRSHQSGRDVDLAFYQLDEKGQPVPAEDLLSFDARGHADQGRLRFDVRRNWLLVRALLQDKEVDVQWMFISLPLRRALLEEARQRNEPAALVKRAESVLHQPSDSGPHDDHFHIRIRCTAEERAAGCVG
- a CDS encoding L,D-transpeptidase, with product MRWAALQSWRFVLPGLLVAWGLGAFPKPAMAAPPVPEPVAAPVWTPPVDAVLEVDAAYVRQRPDSKAPIVGLLRRDSRFRVTGCSPSCEAPQAWALLGEHGAIRLELLGLAAPDIPALEQRPEFIYGKVLRPGADVLAEPAARARRVRREAAGRVLAFTRDEALLAQGWLLRPGGGFVSVKQIRIDEPSPFRGEERPRAPMAFLWKPARLTADVAAVGAGASLDGGVADAGVPDAGASSQPPEPLSKFTRLPLLGLTKREVRVPGGTLPRGAVRLAFARPRPASIPAGAKWVHVDLDEQVLTAYEGDTWVYATLVSTGKKDTPTHKGTYRVWSKTLHELMAEENEYFVEEVPYTQYFHAGEALHGAFWHASFGAPVTHGCVNLSLPDARWLFFWAPPALPSGWHSYSVTPGVESLWVVVEHAKPGELPPVPVSEVGSSL
- the nagZ gene encoding beta-N-acetylhexosaminidase, translated to MTKASALYRDCARLFMVGFPGPRIDSDFAALMDDGIFGAILFKRNVGSAQETAALCRDIKVRAGRPFILSVDQEGGRVARLRGAPFTTLPPMRELGQRGDAGVAERVGRLLAHELRAVGFDWDFAPVLDVDTNPANPVIGDRSFSRDAEVVARLGVALGRGLEAGGVASCGKHFPGHGDTTTDSHLTLPRLAHDLERLRRVELVPFRAFGQAQLASLMTAHVLFDAIEPGVPATMSHKVLHGLLRQELGFDGVLVSDDLEMKAIADHYSVEEAAVQGTLAGVDLFLVCHRADVQRRAIEALVKAVESGRLPRERITEAHRRLARLEARFAHAPEDRLATLGNTEHRALSEGLASTFAGKDPTEVLV